A window of Xiphophorus hellerii strain 12219 chromosome 7, Xiphophorus_hellerii-4.1, whole genome shotgun sequence contains these coding sequences:
- the lamp1b gene encoding lysosome-associated membrane glycoprotein 1b, with protein MTSAGGQPWGWMGVMLPLILAAFLHQSFATVATPTPAQTTAAPHKDPGRPDRGKYNVTNSNNTVCLLAYMGLQLNITYNSTSQNKTVQEVVNIKPNVTLASGSCDADRAVLELKTDANKTVLTFVFTQNTTSSTYHLSEASLMTSVFNLKEGNFSAKNSSLDFLQGTFGYSYMCRMEQTLTVTQNLSINTFQVQLQPFGVSRSAFGAAVECQLDEDDMLIPIIVGAALAGLVLIVLLAYLIGRKRSHAGYQTI; from the exons atgacctCTGCTGGCGGACAGCCTTGGGGTTGGATGGGAGTGATGTTACCGCTCATTTTAG cTGCCTTCTTGCATCAGAGTTTTGCCACGGTTGCCACGCCGACGCCCGCCCAAACCACCGCTGCGCCACACAAAGACCCCGGTCGGCCCGACAGAGGGAAGTACAATGTGACCAACAGCAACAACACCGTGTGTTTACTGGCTTACATGGGCCTCCAGCTCAACATCACCTACAACTCCACCTCCCAGAACAAG ACCGTGCAGGAGGTGGTGAACATCAAGCCCAACGTGACGCTGGCTTCAGGCTCATGTGACGCAGACAGGGCCGTGCTGGAGCTGAAGACCGATGCAAATAAAACCGTGCTCACCTTTGTCTTCACTCAG AATACAACGTCCAGTACGTACCACCTGAGCGAAGCATCCCTGATGACAAGTGTGTTCAATCTGAAAG AGGGGAACTTCTCTGCTAAGAACAGCAGCCTGGACTTCCTGCAGGGAACGTTTGGATACTCCTACATGTGCCGCATGGAGCAAACTTTGACTGTGACCCAGAATTTGTCCATCAACACCTTCCAGGTGCAGCTGCAGCCCTTTGGGGTGTCAAGAAGCGCTTTTGGAGCAG CTGTGGAGTGTCAGCTGGATGAAGACGACATGTTGATCCCCATCATAGTGGGAGCAGCTTTGGCGGGGCTCGTCCTCATCGTGCTCTTAGCCTACCTCATCGGCAGGAAGCGAAGCCACGCCGGCTACCAAACCATCTGA
- the LOC116723245 gene encoding growth hormone-regulated TBC protein 1-A-like, translated as MDRETKGDAAQPPACFKDTGRIDPYGFERQHDYDSYKEMMSEYVTVLNRRSMRWSKLLQDKPNVEKNLTVKRFVRKGVPNEHRARIWMAASGAQKQLESKPGYYQSLLAMEHNTKLKETIHTDMHRTFPDNILFKSRAEEGLQKVLFNVLLAYGHHNQAVGYCQGMNFIAGYLIIITKDEEKSFWLMDALLGRILPDYYSPAMLGLKMDQEVLGELVKTKAPAVGQLMAQYPGIWTLVVSRWFICLYIDILPIETVLRIWDCLFYEGSKVLFRVALTLILHHQTELLRARSLPDVCECFKQMTCGSFTLDCHTFMQKIFTEPGTLSMTTVDKLREKCRRQILEEESRQP; from the exons ATGGACAGAGAAACGAAAGGAGATGCAGCTCAGCCTCCAGCGTGCTTCAAAGACACTGGCAG GATCGACCCCTACGGCTTCGAAAGGCAACATGATTACGATTCCTACAAAGAAATGATGAGTGAGTACGTGACTGTCCTCAACAGAAGGTCGATGAGGTGGTCCAAGCTCCTGCAAGACAAACCCAACGTGGAGAAGAACCTGACGG tgaaaaGATTTGTGCGTAAAGGTGTTCCTAATGAGCACCGAGCCAGGATCTGGATGGCAGCGAGCGGTGCTCAGAAACAACTGGAGAGTAAGCCAGGTTACTACCAGTCTCTATTAGCCATGGAGCACAACACCAAGCTGAAGGAGACCATTCACACAG ACATGCACCGGACCTTTCCTGACAACATCCTCTTCAAGAGCCGAGCGGAGGAGGGTCTGCAGAAGGTTCTGTTCAATGTGCTGCTGGCATACGGACACCACAACCAGGCCGTGGGCTACTGTCAG GGGATGAACTTCATTGCAGGCTacctcatcatcatcaccaaGGATGAAGAGAAATCCTTCTGGCTCATGGATGCGTTGCTGGGCAGAATACTCCCAG ACTACTACAGCCCGGCCATGCTGGGACTGAAGATGGACCAGGAGGTTCTTGGGGAACTGGTGAAGACCAAAGCCCCCGCGGTGGGACAGCTCATGGCTCAGTATCCCGGCATATGGACACTGGTGGTGTCGCGCTGGTTCATCTGCCTCTATATTGACATCCTCCCCATAGAG ACGGTCCTGAGGATCTGGGATTGCCTTTTCTACGAGGGCTCCAAGGTTCTCTTCAGAGTTGCTCTGACTCTGATCCTCCACCACCAGACGGAGCTGCTGAGAGCGCGCTCGCTGCCCGACGTGTGCGAGTGCTTCAAGCAGATGACGTGCGGGTCTTTCACGCTCGACTGCCACACCTTCATGCAG aaaatattcacagaaCCTGGGACGCTGTCGATGACAACTGTTGATAAACTGAGAGAGAAATGCAGAAGACAAATCTTGGAGGAGGAATCCCGACAGCCGTGA